The Phycisphaerae bacterium genome contains the following window.
GCCAGAATCCGCCGCGTCGAGCGATAGTTCTGCTCCAGTCGGACGACCTTCGCCTCCGGGTAGTCGCGTTCGAAGGAGAGGATGTTCTCGATGTTCGCCCCGCGCCAGCCGTAGATGGACTGGTCCGGATCGCCCGTGGCGCAGAGGTTCTTCCGCCGCTGCGTCAGACATCGCGCCAGAAGATACTGAGCGGTGTTGGTGTCCTGGTATTCGTCGACGAGCACGTAGCGATAGCGTTCCTCGAGCCGGTCGCGCAGTTCCGCGTTCCTGCCCAGCAGCCCGGCCGCGCGAAGCAGCAGGTCGTCGAAGTCCAGCGAGGCCATCTCCGCCAGCAGTTCTTCGTATCGTGCGTACACCCGCGCCCACGTCCGTTGCCGCCAGTCGCTGCGCTGCTCCGTGAAATCCGCCACCGAGAGCATCGCGTTCTTGGCGTCGGATATGATCGCGTCGCCGGCGCTGGCGGGATAGTTGTCCGTGGTGAGCCCGCATTCCTCGATGGCCTGTTTGACGATCTTGCGGCGATCGTCGCGGTCGAGGATGGAGAAATTCCGCTCCAGCCCGGCCTCCTCGTGATAGATCCGCAGCAGCCGGGCGCACCAGGCGTGGAACGTGCTGACGGTCATGCCCTCGCCCACGCCGAGTGCGGCGATCCGCTCGCGCATTTCCTCGGCCGCCTTGTTCGTGAAGGTGATGGCCAGGATCTCGTGCGCCGCCGCGACCGTGGCCGCCAGGTACGCCGCCCGCCGCGTGACCACGCGGGTCTTGCCGCTGCCGGGACCGGCCAGGATGAGCAGCGGCCCGTCGGCGTGCATGACGGCCTCGCGCTGCGGCGGGTTCAGGTCCGCGAGAAGCCTCTCGAGATTCGCGTCCGTGCGGGATGGCATGAAGGCATCATACGCATCCCCGCCTTCTTCGCGAACCGTCCCTCCTATTGCCTACTGCCTATTGCCCATTGCCTCTTGCTCTCTTCCCCTTCGTGGCTCCGTGGCTTCGTCGCTTCGTGGCTTCTTCCTGTTGCCTATTGCCCGTCCCCTGTTACCTTCTTCCACATGTCCATCCTCGGCCACGGCATCGACCTCGTGGAATGCGCCCGCATCGAGACCATCTGGCGGCGCCACGGCCAGCGCTTCCTGGAGCGCGTCCTCACCGAAGCCGAGCGCCGCCGCGTCACCGAGCTCGCCAATCCCGTTCCCTACCTCGCCGGTCGCTGGGCCGCCAAGGAGGCCATCCTGAAAATGATCGGCACCGGCTGGCGGGGGAAGATCTCCTGGACCGACATGGAGATTCTTCCCGACGCCCTCGGCCAGCCCGTCGTCACCCTCTCCGGCGAGACGGCCGCCATCGCCGCCGCCAGGGGCATCACCCGCGTCCTCCTCACCATCACCCACACCAAATCCAACGCCGCGGCTTCGGCGATCGGCGTGGGGGAGTAGTATGCAGACGTTCCGCGAGATAAGATAGTCTGCTGGATTCGGGAATCTTCAAAGGACCGGTCGTCCATGTCTTACCAAGCCACTGTGATCAAAGTGATGATTGCGTCACCGTCCGATGTAGCGGACGAACGCAAGCTGATTCGCGAGATTCTCGAACAGTGGAACTATGCCAACTCTGAAGGCCGCAAACTCTTACTCATGCCAACGGGCTGGGATACGCATTCCTCACCCGCTATGGGCGAACGGCCTCAGGCTATCATTAATCAACAGGTGCTATCCGATTGTGACTTGCTTGTTGCCGTTTTCTGGACAAGGCTTGGAAGCCCGACTGGAAACGCAGCAAGCGGAACAGTTGAGGAAATCGAAGAGCACATAAAATCTGGCAAACCGGCCATGCTGTATTTCTCGTATAGACCAGTTTCTCCGAGAGATCTTGACGATGAACAACACAGAGCCCTCAAAGCTTTCAGGAGTGAGTGCGAGAAGAAGGGGCTAATAGACTCTTATACAACTACCGAAGAATTCAAGGAAAAACTCGCCCGGCAACTCTCGCAAACGGTAATCAGGCATTTCTCAGATTCAGATGTATCGCCCACAGGCCGTGAATCCGGCGTTTTCGAGGAGAATCCACGGTTGTCGGACGATGCGAAAGCGCTTTTGGTTGCCGCAGCCTCAGGTGACGGGCACATCCTTCTGCTGCGACATATGGCGGGATCGAACCTTCAAGCCGGTGGTAAGCAGCTCATGAAGGACGGTGGCCAAAGAGAATATGCCAAATGGTCGGACGCAATTATTGAATTGGTTGGC
Protein-coding sequences here:
- the acpS gene encoding holo-ACP synthase; protein product: MSILGHGIDLVECARIETIWRRHGQRFLERVLTEAERRRVTELANPVPYLAGRWAAKEAILKMIGTGWRGKISWTDMEILPDALGQPVVTLSGETAAIAAARGITRVLLTITHTKSNAAASAIGVGE
- a CDS encoding DUF4062 domain-containing protein, yielding MSYQATVIKVMIASPSDVADERKLIREILEQWNYANSEGRKLLLMPTGWDTHSSPAMGERPQAIINQQVLSDCDLLVAVFWTRLGSPTGNAASGTVEEIEEHIKSGKPAMLYFSYRPVSPRDLDDEQHRALKAFRSECEKKGLIDSYTTTEEFKEKLARQLSQTVIRHFSDSDVSPTGRESGVFEENPRLSDDAKALLVAAASGDGHILLLRHMAGSNLQAGGKQLMKDGGQREYAKWSDAIIELVGKTLVEPRGQKNEVFAVTNSGYKLADKMGKLPSQFEHLRKAIESLVRAYDYGHRSNANKFEFWLKYTEVLGLGASEADLRYLADEKLIEYGEDITRVNVSGVAIREVYGFSNNTRLGLTDAGREWAVTEFGIQPPKSS